A window of the Eulemur rufifrons isolate Redbay chromosome 6, OSU_ERuf_1, whole genome shotgun sequence genome harbors these coding sequences:
- the SPA17 gene encoding sperm surface protein Sp17 has product MSIPFSNTHYRIPQGFGNLLEGLTREILREQPENIPAFAAAYFENLLEKREKTNFDPAEWGSKVDDRFYNNHAFKEQEPSEKCAEQKKSQAPMKDGETTVTAVDSFEEEKEKEEFAALKIQAAFRGHKAREEVKKMKTDNDQDENTE; this is encoded by the exons ATGTCGATTCCATTCTCCAACACCCACTACCGAATTCCGCAAGGATTTGGGAATCTTCTTGAAGGGCTGACACGCGAGATTCTAAGGGAGCAACCAGAGAATATACCAGCTTTTGCAGCAGCATATTTTGAGAACCTTCTAGAGAAAAGAGAga AAACCAACTTTGATCCAGCAGAATGGGGGTCTAAGGTAGACGACCGCTTCTATAACAACCATGCATTCAAG gaGCAAGAACCATCTGAGAAATGTGCTGAACAAAAAAAGTCTCAGGCACCTATGAAAGATGGGGAGACAACAGTCACTGCCGTA GACTCTtttgaggaagagaaggaaaaagaggagttTGCTGCTCTCAAAATCCAAGCAGCCTTCCGGGGACACAAGGCCAGAGAGgaggtaaagaaaatgaaaacagataatGATCAAGATGAGAACACAGAGTAA